DNA sequence from the Sinomonas terrae genome:
ACGAGGGCGGCTCCGAGACCCGCAGAGGTGAGCCCCAGGCTTGCGTTGAAGTCGTCGCTGTAGGCGACGACGCGGGGTTCGAGCCCGCAGCTCGCGAAGAGACGGTCGATGACGGCCGCGTCGCTAGTGCCCGGGTGATGGACTATCCACGGCATGCCACCGAGCTGGGCGGCCGTGACCTGCGCTCCGTTGGCGATGCCCCACGAGGCGGGGAGGACTACGCAGAATGGATCGTCGCCGATCCATTGGCGGTCCATCGTGTGCGGCCACGCGAGCCCGCTCTGGCCCACCTGGTAGACGAGGACGACGTCGAGCTCGCCTCCCGCGAGAAGGCCGCGGATCGTTTCGCCGGGTTCGGCGACGGCGACATGGAGGTCTAGGCCGAGGTGGCGCCATCGTTCGTTCCTCAGGACGCCTGGGAGGACGTAGGTAGCGAGACTGGGGAAGATGCCGAGCCGGAGCTGGCGTGCGGCGGCTTCGGCCGCGCGCGCGGTCGCCGCCTTGAGCGCGTCGATGTCAGTGAGCACCTTGGTCGCGTGCCGGGTCATGACGGCGGCGGCCTCCGTTGGCACGACGCTCTTGGCCGAGCGGATGAACAGCTGGACTCCCGTCTCCCGCTCGAGGGCTGCCATCTGCTGGGAGACCGCGGAGGCTGTGTACCCGAGGCGATGGGCTGCGGCGGCGAAGGAGCCCTGCCGCACCACCTCGAGGAGGGTCTGAAGGTGGATGGGGTTAACCACGGCGGCCTCCTCTCTCGATCACGGGGCCCGCATTCAGCGTACGGCACGTGGGACGCCGGGGAACCCGGTCTTGAATCGCGGATGCGACACGCCGACGCTGGGCGACACGCAGTTTTTTCGGGGTGTGCATCCAGCGCTCCACATCCTGTGGACAAGGTCACGTGAATGGCGGAATTTCGCGGCTCGGACGGTGCGTTAACTGTGTAGGAAGTGTGGACTCGACGCGTGATGAATGACATACTTGTAAGACATCATCTTGGGGTTCACAGCGGCGCCGACCACTACATGTAGTATCGAGTCACGCCGAGGCAGTCCGATCCATT
Encoded proteins:
- a CDS encoding LysR family transcriptional regulator, whose product is MVNPIHLQTLLEVVRQGSFAAAAHRLGYTASAVSQQMAALERETGVQLFIRSAKSVVPTEAAAVMTRHATKVLTDIDALKAATARAAEAAARQLRLGIFPSLATYVLPGVLRNERWRHLGLDLHVAVAEPGETIRGLLAGGELDVVLVYQVGQSGLAWPHTMDRQWIGDDPFCVVLPASWGIANGAQVTAAQLGGMPWIVHHPGTSDAAVIDRLFASCGLEPRVVAYSDDFNASLGLTSAGLGAALVPELALQSRPEGIVVVDVPEIRLARNIFALRPGGSTDPQTGLFLDLVAETLKSLPPRGPGAARR